Proteins co-encoded in one Papaver somniferum cultivar HN1 chromosome 5, ASM357369v1, whole genome shotgun sequence genomic window:
- the LOC113279664 gene encoding cysteine proteinase inhibitor B-like, whose product MAAPHSSSFLTISILLFVIFLSYSSVNALPGGITEIKDVKTNKEVQDLGKFSVDEYNLKFKKGEEGSLTFQEVVKGQKQVVAGMQYFLKVSAMENGTPKLFDAVVVVKAWETPADRLISFDPSSTEN is encoded by the coding sequence ATGGCGGcaccacattcttcttcatttCTCACTATCTCCATCCTCTTATTCGTCATTTTCTTATCATATTCTTCTGTTAATGCTCTACCAGGAGGAATAACTGAAATCAAAGATGTGAAAACGAACAAAGAAGTTCAAGATTTGGGTAAATTTTCAGTTGATGAGTACAATCTGAAATTCAAGAAAGGCGAAGAAGGAAGTTTGACATTTCAAGAAGTTGTGAAAGGTCAGAAGCAAGTTGTTGCAGGGATGCAGTACtttttgaaggtttctgcaatggaAAATGGAACACCTAAATTGTTTGACGCTGTTGTTGTTGTAAAAGCTTGGGAGACACCTGCGGATCGTCTTATTAGTTTTGATCCTTCTTCAACAGAGAATTAG
- the LOC113277846 gene encoding cysteine proteinase inhibitor B-like, whose translation MAAPHSSSFLTISVLLFICFLSSSSSVDALGGKTEIKDVKTNKEVQDLGKFSVDEYNLKKGEEGSLTFTKVVKAQKQVVAGIQYFLKVSAMENGSPKFFDAVVLVKAWETPANRLISFNPSSTEK comes from the coding sequence ATGGCGGcaccacattcttcttcattcCTCACTATCTCCGTCCTCTTATTCATCTGCTTCCTATCATCATCATCCTCTGTTGATGCTCTCGGAGggaaaactgaaatcaaagatGTGAAAACAAACAAAGAAGTTCAAGATTTGGGGAAATTTTCAGTTGATGAGTATAATctcaagaaaggagaagaaggaagtttgacatttacaaaagttgTTAAAGCTCAGAAGCAAGTTGTTGCAGGGATTCAGTACtttttgaaggtttctgcaatggaAAACGGATCACCTAAATTTTTTGATGCTGTTGTTCTTGTAAAAGCTTGGGAGACACCTGCGAATCGTCTTATTAGTTTTAATCCTTCTTCAACAGAGAAATAG
- the LOC113279665 gene encoding cysteine proteinase inhibitor B-like has protein sequence MAALFLTICILSSSFLAISVFLFIRFFSSSSSDGPEIPGYEKLQMAGGRSEINFLFFNKQVQELGKYEYNSKLKEGEKGNLAFKKVVKAQQQLVSGRNYFLKVSAIQDGKPQLFDAVVYVNHNRENRLISFGPSSD, from the coding sequence ATGGCTGCACTATTCCTCACTATCTGTATCCTTTCTTCTTCGTTCCTCGCTATCTCCGTATTTTTATTCATCCGTTtcttttcatcatcatcttctgatGGTCCTGAAATACCTGGTTACGAGAAACTACAAATGGCAGGAGGAAGAAGtgaaatcaattttttattttttaacaaaCAAGTTCAAGAATTAGGGAAATATGAGTATAATTCGAAACTCaaggaaggagaaaaaggaaaTCTGGCATTCAAAAAGGTTGTGAAAGCTCAGCAACAGCTTGTTTCAGGGAGGAACTACTTTTTGAAGGTTTCTGCGATTCAGGATGGAAAACCTCAATTGTTTGATGCTGTTGTTTATGTGAACCACAATCGGGAGAATCGTCTCATCAGTTTTGGTCCTTCGTCTGATTAA
- the LOC113277847 gene encoding cysteine proteinase inhibitor B-like — translation MAAPLSSSTLTISILLFICFLSSSSSVDALGGKKLVGGKTEIKDVKTNQVVQDLGKYSVTQYNLKFKKGDKGSLTFKEVVKAQSQVVAGIQYFLKVSAIQNGKPKLYDAVVVVKSWQKPSNLLVSFNPSSN, via the coding sequence ATGGCtgcaccactttcttcttcaacccTAACTATCTCAATCCTCTTATTCATCTGTTTCCTATCATCATCATCCTCTGTCGATGCTCTTGGAGGAAAAAAATTGGTAGGAGgaaaaactgaaatcaaagatGTCAAAACAAACCAAGTAGTACAAGATTTGGGAAAATATTCAGTTACTCAGTACAATCTGAAATTCAAGAAAGGAGACAAAGGATCTTTGACGtttaaagaagttgttaaagCACAGAGTCAAGTTGTTGCAGGGATTCAGTACtttttgaaggtttctgcaattcagAATGGTAAACCTAAATTGTATGATGCTGTTGTTGTTGTAAAATCTTGGCAGAAACCTTCGAATTTGCTTGTTAGTTTTAATCCTTCTTCTAATTAG